A genomic stretch from Flavobacterium nitratireducens includes:
- a CDS encoding complex I subunit 4 family protein codes for MNVSVLLIILFVGAFATYFAGDKLASKVALLFSLVAFGLSIALLNSYNAGENISFFTYWINNPSIAYSLTADGLSLIMLLLTTALTPLIIYSSFGNEYKNAKSFYALILFMSFAMTGTFLASDGLLYYIFWELALIPIYFIALIWGNGDVEERKKAVVKFFIYTLAGSLFMLIAFVYLYQKAGSFLIQDLYKVELSRTEQFFVFWAFFLAYAIKIPIIPFHTWQAQVYQKAPTVGTMLLSGIMLKMGLYSVLRWQLPLAPIASKTYLPILIGLGIAGVIYGSIVALRQRDLKKLLAYSSLAHVGLIAAGCYTLNIDGLRGAVLQMLAHGFVVVGLFFAAEIIYRRYETRNIADMGGIRSQAPKFASLFMILVLASVALPTTFNFVGEFTVLYSLSQINLWFALLGGTTIILGAYYMLKMYQQVMLGETNTRVFADVNFHETLVLVIIIAVIFIFGLYPKPINDLITPALDQILRTFFKIQ; via the coding sequence ATGAACGTATCAGTACTTTTAATTATACTTTTTGTTGGCGCATTTGCTACTTACTTTGCTGGCGATAAACTGGCTTCAAAAGTGGCATTATTATTCAGCTTAGTTGCTTTTGGATTATCTATAGCGTTATTAAACAGTTATAATGCAGGTGAAAATATAAGTTTCTTTACTTATTGGATTAATAATCCATCTATAGCTTATTCATTAACTGCAGATGGTTTATCATTAATTATGCTTTTGCTTACTACGGCATTAACTCCTTTGATTATCTATTCGTCTTTTGGAAATGAATATAAAAATGCAAAATCATTTTATGCTTTGATCTTGTTTATGTCATTTGCCATGACAGGAACATTCTTAGCTTCCGATGGTTTATTGTATTATATTTTCTGGGAGTTGGCCCTAATTCCAATTTACTTTATTGCTTTAATTTGGGGTAATGGTGATGTAGAGGAACGCAAAAAAGCAGTAGTTAAATTCTTTATCTACACGCTTGCAGGTTCCTTATTTATGTTAATTGCTTTTGTTTATTTATATCAAAAAGCGGGAAGCTTCTTAATTCAAGATTTATACAAAGTAGAATTAAGCAGAACAGAGCAATTCTTCGTTTTCTGGGCATTCTTCTTAGCTTATGCTATTAAAATTCCGATTATACCATTCCACACTTGGCAAGCACAGGTGTACCAAAAAGCACCAACAGTTGGAACCATGCTTTTATCAGGTATTATGCTTAAAATGGGATTGTATAGTGTTTTACGTTGGCAACTTCCATTAGCTCCAATCGCTTCAAAAACGTATTTACCAATACTAATCGGTTTAGGGATTGCAGGAGTAATCTATGGCTCAATTGTAGCATTAAGACAAAGAGATTTAAAAAAATTATTGGCTTATTCTTCTTTGGCTCACGTAGGTTTAATTGCAGCAGGCTGTTATACCTTAAACATCGATGGTCTAAGAGGAGCTGTATTGCAAATGTTAGCTCACGGTTTTGTGGTAGTAGGTTTGTTCTTTGCTGCCGAAATTATCTACAGAAGATATGAAACCAGAAACATTGCCGATATGGGTGGTATTCGTTCACAAGCACCAAAATTTGCTTCTTTGTTTATGATTTTAGTTTTAGCTTCTGTAGCTTTACCAACAACCTTTAACTTTGTTGGAGAGTTTACCGTATTATACAGTTTATCACAAATCAATTTGTGGTTTGCTTTATTGGGAGGAACAACTATTATTTTAGGAGCTTATTACATGTTGAAAATGTACCAACAAGTAATGCTTGGTGAAACCAATACAAGAGTTTTTGCTGATGTAAATTTTCATGAAACTTTGGTTTTAGTAATCATCATTGCGGTAATTTTCATTTTTGGTTTGTATCCAAAACCAATCAATGATTTAATTACTCCCGCTTTGGATCAGATACTGAGAACATTTTTTAAAATTCAATAA
- a CDS encoding NADH-quinone oxidoreductase subunit N, protein MNTLIAIIGLGVLCLLFEIFDARKAIVPIVVIGLLAILGLDISEINESPVAYYNNMIVVGKYSSAFSALFIILTLFLVILGQKFYENRPSKFSDFIAIKLFLLAGAVAMVSFGNLAMFFLGIEVLSIALYVLASSNRTSIKSNEAGLKYFLMGSFASGIILFGICLIYGAMGSFDIAEISELSHSAELPIWFPIGIVLVFIGMLFKIAAVPFHFWAPDVYEGSPALTTALMSTLAKVVAIATLYKLVKTMNADISPAFQLVIVIVSIASMTVGNIMALRQINVKRMLAFSGISHAGFMLMTLLSTEKSSGTLLYYTSAYALAGIAAFTVILYVCKTRENEDINNFHGLGKNNPLMAAILTASLLSMAGIPIFGGFFAKLFLFTQTIQAGFIALVIVAVINSIISVGYYFKLILAMYTKEPNEAKIPTPTLYYIVAVVAIILNIALGFFPSIVLDLI, encoded by the coding sequence ATGAATACATTAATAGCTATAATTGGATTAGGTGTTTTATGCCTTTTATTTGAAATTTTTGATGCTAGAAAAGCAATCGTTCCAATAGTAGTAATTGGATTACTAGCTATTCTGGGATTAGATATTTCAGAAATTAACGAATCGCCTGTTGCTTATTACAACAATATGATTGTAGTGGGCAAATATTCATCGGCTTTTTCAGCATTATTTATTATTCTAACGCTATTTTTAGTAATCTTAGGACAAAAATTTTATGAAAATCGTCCATCAAAATTTTCAGATTTTATTGCGATAAAACTATTCTTATTAGCTGGAGCAGTAGCAATGGTTTCTTTTGGAAACTTAGCGATGTTCTTTTTAGGAATCGAAGTACTATCAATTGCCCTTTATGTATTAGCATCAAGCAATCGTACAAGTATTAAAAGTAATGAAGCGGGTTTGAAATATTTCTTAATGGGTTCATTTGCTTCAGGCATTATCCTTTTTGGAATCTGTTTAATATACGGAGCAATGGGAAGTTTTGATATTGCTGAAATAAGCGAATTATCACACTCAGCTGAATTACCAATTTGGTTTCCTATTGGAATTGTATTGGTTTTTATAGGAATGCTTTTCAAAATTGCAGCCGTTCCATTCCATTTCTGGGCTCCAGATGTGTATGAAGGTTCACCAGCTTTGACAACTGCATTGATGAGTACTTTAGCTAAAGTGGTAGCTATTGCCACACTTTACAAATTAGTAAAAACAATGAATGCTGATATTTCTCCGGCGTTCCAATTAGTAATTGTGATTGTATCTATTGCTTCTATGACTGTTGGAAATATCATGGCATTACGTCAAATAAACGTAAAACGTATGCTTGCCTTTTCAGGTATTTCACATGCTGGTTTTATGTTAATGACTTTATTAAGTACCGAAAAATCTTCAGGAACATTATTATATTATACTTCAGCTTATGCCTTAGCTGGTATTGCAGCCTTTACCGTGATATTATACGTTTGTAAAACAAGAGAAAATGAAGATATTAATAACTTCCATGGTTTAGGAAAAAACAATCCACTAATGGCTGCTATATTAACTGCATCCTTATTATCTATGGCGGGAATTCCAATTTTCGGAGGTTTCTTTGCTAAATTATTCTTATTTACACAAACTATTCAAGCTGGTTTCATAGCCTTAGTGATTGTAGCTGTAATTAACTCTATTATAAGTGTTGGCTATTATTTCAAATTAATTTTAGCAATGTATACTAAAGAACCTAATGAAGCTAAAATCCCTACTCCTACACTTTACTATATAGTTGCAGTAGTTGCTATAATTTTAAACATTGCTTTAGGATTTTTCCCTTCAATTGTTTTGGATTTAATATAG
- a CDS encoding DsbA family oxidoreductase — protein MENKLKIQIWSDIVCPFCYIGKRRLEQALAQFGHQDAIEIEWKSFQLDPYFIAEENDNLAEHLAEKYQKNKEWALEMLENTTQNAANSGLEFHFEKAIMANTFKAHRLLHLAKKQKLGNTLKELLFKAYFTDGKNVDDNETLKQIGLEAGLETNNIEKVLHSDEFSEEVRQDIELAQKIGIQGVPFFVFENKYAISGAQYKETFIKTLEKVWEEGQFDSKITILNTENNASCGIDGCN, from the coding sequence ATGGAAAATAAATTAAAGATTCAAATTTGGTCGGATATTGTATGTCCTTTTTGTTATATCGGTAAAAGAAGATTAGAACAGGCATTAGCACAATTTGGACATCAGGATGCCATTGAAATAGAATGGAAAAGTTTCCAATTAGACCCCTATTTTATTGCTGAAGAAAATGATAATTTAGCCGAACATTTAGCCGAAAAGTATCAAAAAAACAAAGAATGGGCTCTAGAAATGTTAGAAAATACGACTCAAAATGCTGCTAATTCGGGATTAGAATTCCATTTCGAAAAAGCCATTATGGCCAATACATTCAAAGCACATCGATTACTTCATTTAGCTAAAAAACAAAAGCTTGGAAACACACTTAAAGAATTACTTTTTAAAGCCTATTTTACGGATGGAAAAAATGTAGATGACAATGAAACATTAAAACAAATAGGTTTAGAAGCAGGACTTGAAACGAATAATATTGAAAAAGTACTACACTCAGATGAGTTCTCAGAAGAAGTAAGACAAGACATCGAACTTGCGCAAAAAATTGGAATACAAGGAGTGCCCTTTTTTGTATTTGAAAACAAATATGCTATTTCAGGAGCCCAATACAAAGAAACCTTTATAAAAACTTTAGAAAAGGTATGGGAAGAAGGACAGTTTGATTCAAAAATTACTATCTTGAATACCGAAAACAATGCTAGCTGTGGCATAGATGGATGCAATTAA
- a CDS encoding Gfo/Idh/MocA family protein encodes MNKKIIKWGIIGCGDVTEKKSGPAYQKTEGFEIVAVMRRDAEKAEDYAKRLGIKKFYSDADALINDPEVDAVYIATPPNSHKLYGLKVAEAGKTCCIEKPLAPSYDDCVTIYDAFKTKKVPLFVAYYRRSLPRFTQIKKWLDANSIGEIRHINWHLSKPASAQDLSGIYNWRTDANVAKGGYFDDLASHGLDLFHFLLGEFEEVSGISTNQQNLYSAKDALVACWIHKTGITGTGSWNFGCTKREDKVIIYGSQGTIEFSVFDENPIVLTNENGTIPLVIEHPENVQLHHVEAMKEQLLGNGTHPSGGKTALHTSWIMDKIMNSI; translated from the coding sequence CTGAACAAAAAAATCATCAAATGGGGAATTATAGGTTGTGGAGATGTTACTGAAAAGAAAAGTGGTCCTGCCTATCAAAAAACCGAAGGATTTGAAATTGTAGCCGTAATGCGCAGAGATGCGGAAAAAGCAGAAGATTATGCCAAAAGACTCGGTATAAAAAAATTCTATTCGGATGCTGATGCACTAATCAACGATCCAGAAGTAGACGCTGTATATATAGCTACCCCACCCAATTCGCACAAACTATATGGACTAAAAGTAGCTGAAGCAGGAAAAACATGTTGTATTGAAAAACCATTAGCTCCTAGTTATGATGATTGTGTAACAATATATGATGCATTTAAAACCAAAAAAGTACCCCTTTTTGTTGCTTATTATCGTCGTTCTCTACCTCGATTTACACAAATAAAGAAATGGCTGGATGCTAATAGTATTGGAGAAATCCGTCATATCAACTGGCATTTAAGCAAACCTGCCTCTGCACAGGATTTATCAGGAATTTACAACTGGCGTACAGATGCAAATGTAGCTAAAGGCGGTTATTTTGATGATTTAGCTAGCCATGGATTGGATTTATTTCATTTTTTACTGGGCGAATTCGAAGAAGTTTCAGGTATAAGTACTAACCAGCAAAACTTATATTCTGCAAAAGACGCATTAGTAGCTTGCTGGATACACAAAACGGGGATTACAGGAACTGGAAGTTGGAATTTTGGATGTACAAAAAGAGAGGACAAAGTAATAATTTACGGAAGCCAAGGAACGATAGAATTTTCAGTGTTTGACGAAAATCCAATTGTACTTACTAATGAAAATGGAACTATACCTCTAGTAATTGAACATCCTGAAAACGTACAATTACATCATGTAGAAGCAATGAAAGAACAACTATTGGGTAATGGAACACATCCATCTGGAGGGAAAACAGCCCTACACACTAGTTGGATCATGGATAAAATTATGAATTCAATATAA
- a CDS encoding DUF4113 domain-containing protein, with product MGVVGLRLKAELEGKAVIELEPIVEQKKSISITRSFPKQIAEYDLLRERITTFASVCAEKLRKQKSCCHTVIVMLVIDKHSNKNTQYYFNKAMTLPFATNSTLTIANTAVELFKQLHKGNENLKFKKAGVIVTELIGENQKQFQLFEEENPKHLALMKVMDQLNSKLGDTKIKLASQNLNLTWDMNQRYLSPKYTTSFKDILEIRCE from the coding sequence ATGGGAGTAGTGGGACTCCGCTTAAAGGCAGAATTGGAAGGTAAAGCCGTTATAGAACTTGAACCAATTGTAGAACAAAAGAAAAGCATTTCCATAACCCGAAGTTTTCCCAAACAAATAGCAGAATATGATTTACTACGGGAACGTATCACGACCTTTGCTTCGGTTTGTGCCGAAAAATTACGCAAGCAAAAATCCTGTTGTCATACCGTTATTGTGATGCTTGTTATTGACAAACACAGTAACAAAAACACACAATACTATTTCAACAAAGCAATGACTTTGCCTTTTGCGACCAATTCGACTTTGACCATTGCCAATACAGCAGTCGAATTATTCAAACAATTACACAAAGGCAACGAAAATTTGAAATTTAAAAAAGCAGGTGTTATTGTTACGGAACTCATTGGTGAAAACCAAAAACAGTTTCAATTATTTGAAGAAGAAAACCCAAAACATTTGGCTTTGATGAAAGTCATGGATCAGTTGAATTCAAAACTAGGGGATACCAAAATAAAATTGGCAAGCCAAAACTTAAATCTTACTTGGGATATGAACCAAAGGTATTTATCGCCTAAATACACAACTAGTTTTAAAGATATTCTTGAAATACGATGCGAATGA
- a CDS encoding sodium/sugar symporter, which produces MSSTLGFADYAVFIIYFLIVSIYGYIVYRKREKNEHDAKAYFLAEGTLTWWAIGASLIASNISAEQFIGMSGEGFFLGIAVAAYEWVAAISLIIIAIWFIPVYLKNKIYTMPQFLKTRYNETTALIMAVFWLFLYVFVNLTSILYLGAVAINGLAGGEYLHVIMLGLAVFALIISLGGMKVVAYTDVIQVAVLIIGGLVTSYIALTTVGEYFGVGKDAIAGFNVLMQEAPEHFKMIIPRPTATSTQLEIDKYLTFPGILSYLAGIWIINLNYWGCNQYITQRALGADLTTARTGILFAGLLKLLMPVIVMLPGIAAYVLNEGGHLPQLVGGKDGAYSAMLTFLPTGLKGLSVAALTAAIVASLAGKVNSISTIYTLDVHKKYIQKSASDRAQVNIGRYAVFASMVLAVLFTWNDVLGIGGVGGFTYIQKYTGFISPGVFAMFFLGMFWKRTTGTAAIVGVLAGFLLSVLFNEYAPALFGNETFLYTAWPNGKGGFEIPFHICMGLSFMFTMLLMVAVSFAGPKVNPKAFELDTEMFKVKPQTTVLIIITLLIIAALYVKFW; this is translated from the coding sequence ATGAGCTCAACTCTCGGATTTGCAGATTATGCAGTCTTTATAATTTACTTTTTAATAGTATCTATTTATGGATACATTGTTTATCGCAAGCGCGAAAAAAACGAACACGATGCTAAGGCGTATTTCTTAGCCGAAGGAACTTTGACATGGTGGGCTATTGGAGCTTCGCTTATTGCTTCTAATATCTCTGCGGAGCAGTTTATTGGAATGAGTGGAGAAGGTTTCTTCTTAGGGATTGCAGTTGCTGCCTACGAGTGGGTTGCTGCTATATCACTTATTATTATCGCGATTTGGTTTATTCCTGTTTATTTGAAAAACAAGATTTATACCATGCCGCAATTTTTGAAAACACGTTATAATGAAACTACAGCTTTGATTATGGCTGTTTTCTGGTTGTTCTTGTATGTTTTTGTAAACTTAACTTCTATTTTATACTTAGGAGCTGTAGCGATTAACGGATTAGCAGGAGGAGAATATCTTCATGTAATTATGTTAGGTTTAGCGGTATTTGCTTTGATTATCTCTCTTGGAGGTATGAAAGTAGTAGCCTATACAGATGTTATTCAAGTAGCGGTATTGATTATTGGAGGTTTAGTGACTTCTTATATTGCTTTGACAACAGTAGGAGAATATTTTGGAGTAGGAAAAGATGCTATTGCAGGATTCAATGTATTAATGCAGGAAGCACCAGAGCATTTCAAAATGATTATTCCACGTCCAACAGCTACTTCTACACAATTAGAAATTGATAAATACCTTACTTTCCCTGGAATTTTATCTTATTTAGCAGGTATCTGGATTATCAACTTGAACTATTGGGGATGTAACCAATACATCACACAAAGAGCACTTGGAGCTGACTTAACTACAGCTCGTACAGGAATTTTATTTGCAGGATTGTTAAAATTATTAATGCCTGTAATTGTAATGTTACCTGGTATTGCTGCTTATGTTTTAAACGAAGGAGGTCATTTACCACAATTAGTAGGAGGAAAAGACGGTGCTTACTCGGCGATGTTGACATTCTTGCCTACAGGATTAAAAGGGTTATCAGTGGCGGCATTAACAGCAGCTATTGTAGCTTCGTTAGCAGGTAAAGTGAATAGTATTTCTACGATTTATACTTTAGACGTTCATAAAAAATACATTCAAAAAAGTGCTTCAGATAGAGCTCAGGTAAACATTGGTAGATATGCTGTTTTTGCTTCTATGGTTCTTGCAGTATTGTTTACATGGAATGATGTTTTAGGAATTGGAGGAGTTGGAGGATTTACCTATATCCAAAAGTATACAGGATTTATTAGTCCTGGAGTATTTGCTATGTTCTTCTTAGGGATGTTCTGGAAGCGTACAACAGGAACTGCAGCTATTGTGGGAGTATTAGCAGGATTCTTATTATCAGTATTGTTTAATGAATATGCACCAGCATTGTTTGGAAATGAAACGTTCTTATACACTGCTTGGCCAAATGGGAAAGGTGGATTTGAAATTCCATTCCACATTTGTATGGGATTATCATTTATGTTCACTATGCTTTTAATGGTTGCAGTGAGTTTCGCAGGACCAAAAGTGAACCCTAAAGCTTTTGAATTGGATACTGAAATGTTCAAGGTAAAACCACAAACAACAGTATTAATTATCATTACTTTATTAATTATCGCAGCTTTATACGTGAAGTTCTGGTAG
- a CDS encoding UDP-glucose--hexose-1-phosphate uridylyltransferase — protein sequence MRQFDINEDPHRRYNPLINEWVLVSPHRAKRPWQGQKEAINTVALPEYDPECYLCAGNVRANGEVNPPYESSFVFDNDFAALKQEPIAFEGNEEKSFFKAQPERGISRVVCFSPKHNLTLPEMDVDGIINIIHTWQREYTDLGSIDYINHVQIFENKGSVMGCSNPHPHGQIWAQSSLPTQVEKTQNNLKEYYDKNGSNLLQDYLQQEILKKERIVVENDHFAAIVPFWAIWPFETMIISKRHITKITEFTEDEVAAFAVILKQLTSKYDNLFETSFPYSSGIHQAPTDGEEHPEWQFHMHFYPPLLRSASVKKFMVGYEMMGESQRDITPEKSAEMLRNLSEVHYKQK from the coding sequence ATGAGACAGTTTGATATTAATGAAGATCCACATAGACGATACAACCCTTTAATCAACGAATGGGTTTTAGTTTCTCCACATCGTGCCAAAAGACCTTGGCAAGGTCAAAAAGAAGCTATTAATACAGTTGCTTTACCGGAATATGACCCAGAATGTTATTTATGTGCCGGAAATGTACGTGCTAATGGTGAAGTAAATCCGCCTTACGAAAGTAGCTTTGTTTTTGATAATGATTTTGCGGCGCTAAAACAAGAGCCTATTGCATTTGAAGGGAATGAAGAGAAAAGTTTCTTTAAAGCACAACCGGAAAGAGGGATTTCTAGAGTAGTGTGTTTTTCACCAAAACACAATTTGACTTTACCTGAAATGGATGTGGATGGAATTATCAATATTATCCATACTTGGCAAAGAGAATATACAGATTTGGGTAGTATTGATTACATCAATCACGTTCAGATTTTTGAAAACAAAGGAAGTGTAATGGGATGTAGTAATCCGCATCCACACGGACAAATTTGGGCACAATCATCATTGCCTACACAGGTTGAGAAAACACAAAACAACCTAAAAGAGTACTACGATAAAAACGGAAGTAATTTATTGCAAGATTATTTACAACAAGAAATCTTGAAAAAAGAGCGTATTGTGGTAGAAAATGATCATTTTGCTGCTATTGTTCCTTTTTGGGCTATTTGGCCATTCGAAACTATGATTATTAGTAAACGTCATATCACTAAAATCACCGAATTTACAGAAGATGAAGTGGCAGCTTTTGCAGTAATTTTAAAACAATTAACGTCTAAATACGATAATCTTTTCGAAACATCATTTCCTTATTCTTCAGGAATTCACCAAGCGCCAACAGATGGTGAGGAGCATCCGGAATGGCAATTCCACATGCATTTTTACCCACCTTTATTGCGTTCGGCTTCAGTAAAGAAATTCATGGTAGGATACGAAATGATGGGCGAATCTCAAAGAGATATTACACCAGAGAAAAGTGCCGAAATGTTGAGAAACTTATCTGAGGTACATTACAAACAAAAATAA
- the galK gene encoding galactokinase: protein MNSILIEKTRAFFKSTFGNDPQKVVLSPGRINIIGEHIDYNDGYVLPAAIDKIICFAFAKNNTNTTKVIALDLNDSFEIDVTAEVNLDDNAWTNYIRGVINQLKVNGFQLEGVNCVFSSNIPVGSGLSSSAALECGFLFGMNDLFNLNIKPIDIALLGQKAEHWVGIKCGIMDQFSSVMGQEDKVIKIDCRTLEYTYHEANFSDYSLILFDSNVKHSLMTSAYNERRQQCEEGIAIVKANFPEIQSFRDCTEQTIIDLKDKMSHDVFRRSLFVVKEINRVIQACEALDNGNIELLGKLMFATHDGLSKDYEVSCEELDLLVDLAKAEPAVIGSRLMGGGFGGCTINLVKKGQEQIIKDKFSKLYTEAFGIELKIYDVKVSNGTSQYTK from the coding sequence ATGAACAGTATTTTAATTGAAAAAACAAGAGCGTTCTTCAAATCGACTTTTGGGAACGACCCTCAAAAAGTGGTGCTTTCACCGGGAAGAATTAATATTATTGGAGAACATATCGATTACAATGATGGCTATGTATTGCCTGCTGCTATAGATAAGATTATTTGCTTTGCTTTTGCAAAAAACAATACCAATACTACTAAAGTAATCGCTTTAGATCTTAATGATTCGTTTGAAATTGATGTTACGGCTGAGGTTAATTTAGACGATAATGCATGGACAAATTACATTAGAGGTGTAATTAATCAATTAAAAGTAAACGGATTCCAATTAGAAGGTGTAAATTGTGTGTTCAGTAGTAATATTCCTGTTGGTTCAGGTTTGTCTTCTTCTGCAGCTTTAGAGTGTGGTTTCTTATTTGGGATGAATGATTTGTTTAATTTGAATATTAAACCAATTGATATTGCTTTGTTAGGACAAAAAGCGGAGCATTGGGTAGGAATCAAATGCGGAATTATGGATCAGTTTTCGAGTGTAATGGGACAAGAAGACAAAGTGATTAAAATTGATTGCCGCACTTTAGAATATACGTATCATGAAGCTAATTTTAGTGATTATTCGTTGATTTTATTTGATTCGAATGTAAAGCATTCGTTGATGACTTCGGCTTATAATGAAAGAAGACAACAATGTGAGGAAGGAATTGCCATTGTAAAGGCTAATTTCCCGGAAATTCAAAGTTTTAGAGATTGTACAGAACAAACAATCATTGATTTGAAAGACAAAATGAGTCATGATGTTTTTAGACGTTCTCTTTTTGTGGTAAAAGAAATCAACCGTGTAATTCAGGCTTGTGAGGCTTTAGACAATGGGAATATTGAATTGTTAGGCAAATTAATGTTTGCTACTCACGATGGCTTGTCTAAAGACTACGAAGTAAGCTGCGAAGAACTGGATTTATTAGTGGATTTAGCCAAAGCAGAACCAGCTGTTATTGGTTCAAGATTAATGGGAGGTGGTTTTGGAGGTTGTACCATCAACTTGGTTAAAAAAGGACAAGAACAAATCATTAAAGATAAATTTTCTAAATTATATACGGAAGCTTTCGGAATTGAATTGAAAATTTATGACGTTAAAGTAAGTAACGGAACATCACAATACACTAAATAA
- a CDS encoding glycoside hydrolase family 53 protein, translated as MNTTISVFQRIVLLLLFISSTTIALAQKKNKMAFAKGADVSWLPQMEATGYRFYDTDGKEKDCLQLLKERGMNTIRLRVFVNPSQDKVSGHCSKEETVAMALRAQKAKMRIMIDFHYSDTWADPAKQAKPAAWVNLSFDALQKKVYEHTFDVLTALKKAGVTPEWVQVGNEIPGGMLWPDGSTNNWAQLAQLLNKGYEATKAVNAKIKVIVHVDEGNNNEKFRWFFDKATEHQVKYDVIGLSYYPFWIKKDYSETIADLQKNLNDMASRYQKEVMVVEVGGVDEQVQNTKELLDATIKAVRAVPDHKGLGVLYWEPQGAKSWSGYGLSAWQPDGKPSPALDAFKE; from the coding sequence ATGAATACTACAATTAGCGTTTTTCAAAGAATAGTGCTACTGCTTCTTTTTATAAGTAGTACCACTATCGCTTTGGCACAAAAGAAAAATAAAATGGCTTTCGCCAAAGGAGCCGACGTGAGTTGGTTGCCGCAAATGGAAGCTACGGGCTATCGTTTTTATGATACCGACGGAAAGGAAAAAGATTGTTTGCAATTGCTAAAAGAACGCGGAATGAATACCATTCGTTTGCGTGTATTTGTCAATCCAAGCCAAGATAAAGTAAGCGGTCATTGCAGTAAGGAAGAAACAGTAGCTATGGCTTTGCGTGCTCAAAAAGCCAAAATGCGCATTATGATCGATTTTCATTATAGCGATACTTGGGCCGATCCCGCCAAACAAGCCAAACCTGCTGCTTGGGTCAATTTATCATTCGATGCGTTACAGAAAAAAGTGTATGAACATACATTTGATGTGTTGACCGCTTTAAAAAAAGCAGGTGTTACTCCGGAATGGGTTCAGGTGGGAAATGAAATTCCAGGCGGAATGCTTTGGCCTGATGGGAGCACGAACAATTGGGCGCAACTGGCGCAATTGTTGAATAAAGGATACGAAGCGACCAAAGCTGTGAATGCCAAAATCAAAGTAATTGTGCACGTAGACGAAGGAAACAACAACGAAAAATTCCGTTGGTTTTTTGATAAAGCTACCGAGCATCAAGTAAAGTATGACGTAATTGGTTTGTCTTATTATCCGTTTTGGATTAAAAAAGACTATTCAGAAACCATAGCCGATTTACAAAAGAATCTGAACGATATGGCTTCACGTTATCAGAAAGAAGTAATGGTGGTCGAAGTCGGAGGTGTTGATGAACAAGTACAAAACACCAAAGAACTTCTAGATGCTACGATCAAAGCCGTAAGAGCCGTTCCCGATCATAAAGGTTTGGGCGTTTTGTATTGGGAACCGCAAGGAGCCAAATCTTGGAGTGGTTATGGCTTGAGTGCGTGGCAACCAGATGGGAAACCTTCACCAGCATTGGATGCTTTTAAAGAATAA